CATTCAGGGGCTCTATCCTACTTCCTGATGaccattgagctaaagctcCGATCATTCATTTGGCAACCATCAATGTGTTTACCTAAAAGAAATTTCAAACCGACCCGAAAAATCTtacgattaaaaaaaaaacgttaaaCTACTAGATCTCCTTGATGACGGTCACAAGTCATAACGCCCAAAAAAATCAATGTGAAGAATGGATTTGCCGATTTGCACATAACATTTGGTTCCATTTTATCCAATACGCTGATACGCAAACATAGATCATAAAAACCACATGATGTAAACCATACtccaaaatccaaatcaataaaTGAACTCTTCTGGTAACATTTTTGACATAGACAATGAAACGTATGTTACAACTCACTCTTTGATAAACTCCCTTTCAACCCCCTCTAATtattttcaacaacttttaaagtcaaactttCATACCAATCAATAACACTTTCAAGTAAAGCCTCCAAACTAccttaaaatctctaattttcTACCCAAATAAATGTCAAACGGCAATCTTTTGCCTCTGACCTCATGGcacatttataaataaagttcAAAGTATTGGCTTTTCTTTAAGCCAAAATTTGACATTTGGTCAAGATTTGGGAAGTGGTTGGTCTTTTAAGAAGGACACTAATAGTTGCAATGCTGCCCTTGGCTTGAATAATGGTACCTCATGACCTGCTCCTCTCACTGTTGCGAATGTTAGCCCTTCATATACCTCTGTCCATCCTCCAACCTTCACATGAAAACCGATTTTTAGATGGTGTATCGATATACATTATCTGATTTCATTAAACTACACAATATACAAGTAATGAAAGCAGTATGCTTCCACAATTGCATTTTTGTGCCACATAACTAGCATATAGTTAAGCGTTACgcctatattttaatttatgcaTCGTGCTTGTTTAGTCGCggagaaaattaatttaaaatgaatAACTTTTTGCTATGGGACACATTCAACAGACAAATGTCATATTGTATGTATCAAACTTTCAAATATTCCAGTTTTATGTCTTATAATACCAGTGACATGCATAAAAAGGATATATATGAGATACATACAACAAGAAGTTTAGAAAGTTCAATACATACAAAAAGAAGTTTGTAAGTATGATACATAAGACAATAAAATGAGTAAAGTTGCTACACTGTCAAATAATTTGGCCTTTAGTCATGTGACTTTAAAGTAAGAAAACTTTGGGGGTTGTGGTTCTCATGTTTGTGGGTCTGTAACAATGGCCCAAGGATGATACATAagcaccatatatatataagcatcaataaGTAGTACATTGATGTCGCCTAATCGGGGCATACATATCAGGTGAATCAGTGAATGCATCGTTTTATGAGCTGTATATGTGTACGTGTTAAATGGAGTCATACTAACCTGTTTCTTGACATACCAAGGGTACCACGCAACCTTTGTTTTCAACTTGAGTTGCGCTAATGCAAACCTAGTAGCCGTGACTGGAACCACTGAATCCACATCCCCACTGTGATGTTTACAAAACAGCAAAATGATCAACTAAACTAAACAGCATCTATTGTTTTGACTATGTgttcatttttttgtttaatgacaAAACGACCCACAAAGATAAACAGAACATATATAGCTAGGATACCTGAATACCCAAATTCGCAGTCCAGCAGCCATCAGTTCACGATATATTGGAAGAATCGAGACATCAGTGTCATTCCAATTCCGGTTTAAAGTCTCACTGCAAAATTGATTATACTTTTGTTGAGTTTCAAAATGCTAAAACTTTAGAAAATATTGACCACTATAGAAATGTAAATGCATAAAAACCTGCAGGCTGTCCATTTGTATGGAATTCTTGTGGTATTTGCATGAAACGCCTTTTGGACATCTTCTCTATTGTAATAAACCTCTGCATACCTTTCAGTACACGGGTCATAACCGGTCTGCCTTACCATCTGCAAAAGCACAAATCTTAAAAAGTgacaaaataaactaaaaaaagccatattattcaaataaaaacgAGAAACTGAAATAATACCCGATGGGGTCGATGGGGCAGCCGCATAGTTTGATGGGTGGCACTCGAATGGCTACCATCAGAGTTGTTACAAGGGGGTGCATAAATGTTGTATTGGTCGATATTACCAAATTCTTGATCCATGGCATAGCTATATAACGATTCGCATTCATTTGAATtcttttggtgtctaaaatcaCATGTGTTGATTAGCTGATGGTACGTTTTATCGGATATCATAGCATGACTCCACCAATATGTTACCGTTCCAAGGTTGTCATAGTAATTATCCGTCACAGCATTTCCAACCTATGATAGAATATTTTTCATAAGCTTGATTTCCTATATGTATTTGGTGTATAGGTTAACACAATGAAACAAGTACCATTATTCCTTTCAAATTGATGGAATGAGAACGAGAAATGGAATTGTGTCTTATAATTTGTCGCGCCAATTGAGGAACATAGTGTCCGGCATAGCTTTCCCCTGCTATATAGACTTCACGATGCTTATAACGTGGGAACCTCTCCATCCACCGTATCACAAACTGAAGTGAATCTTCGGCTATAGTCCATAAATTATAAGGTTAAAAGTGTGCAAGTCATTTTTATTGATTATACAACctacattataaaaataataaaacgaACGCgcactatttatattttgttttaggTAGAGGGTGTGGGCGGGCTTGTACCAGTCCGCCGATCACCAGTGTCAAGTAGGTCCGATGAACGGTTGCTATAAGAGAAACCAACACCAGCCGGAGTTTCAAGGAACAAGATGTTAGCCACATTGTTCCAAGAAAATTTATTCAAGTGCAATCCCGTGGCCCCTTTGTTTATTCTAAAGGGGCCTATTTCTTCGGATGCACCATATGCCACAGAAGAGCATCCAGGACCTGTTAGATTGAACTTGTGAGCAACCTCGAGTATAacatatattcataaacatatataaatgagAAAATCATGTGATTAGCCAAATTTATTGCGATTATATCAAAttagccaagtttttttggattttcacaaaatagccaacaaaatctcaataatttgacaaaatcgcaatgagatcttcaaaatcgcaatgagaacaTCAAAATCGCAATCAGATTTTGTAGAAACGCTACGAGATTATCAGAATCGCATAGAGATTCTTAGAATCGCAATAGATTCTAAGAATCTCGTAGCGATTCTACAAAATCTGATTGTGATTTTGAagttctcattgcgattttgtagATCTCGTTGCGCTTTTGTCagcttattgcgattttgttggttattttgtaaaaattcaaaaaattttggCTAATCacaatgaaatttggctaatcatgtgattatacataaaaaaaaaattactttataATGCATTTGAAACTTTTATATATGACATAAGTACaagattaatttataaaaataccaataaattaaaatgacacatTATATAATAACCATAACTGTCTTATACTTACTTTTACCAGATTGGTCATGTACACAAATAAGTGTATAAAAGATGAAAGGTTATAATGTGAACAAATGCATTTAATCATATGAAAAGATGTATCACGTTGTACAAGTGTGGCATGCATGAAATAGTAGAGAGTACAAGGAACTGTTGCTTATAATATGTAGATATGTAGACAAATAAGTATGCAGAATAGGAATCATTACAATAAATAAGGACTATTCAAGGTTGCTTTGTAGTTTTGCATCATTGATTTTGGTAACAGAACCAGAAAATGGAAGACTGTTAACTCTGGAatcatttacaaaaatatatatcattaaaattGGACTTGTtgaatttttgtattttttagatATAAATAACGAATCAGTTCGATCATCACACTGATGGTGACGTGGGAACGACATTGAATTTAGTAAAATAAATCGATGGTGAAGTGAAAATTGCACTAAAACCCAATGTTACACATTTGATAACTTAATCAAAAAGCAGGTTGCCTAAAactaaaatgtttatttttaaaattcagCAAGTGTAAGTGTGTAACAACAAAGTAGTTACCTTATATTCCAACTTTCACCAAAAATGTGCAACAAATGTGCAACTTTTAGTTAACAAACATCCACATTACTACTTCAAATATTGTTTATTTCAACtctacaaaattaaaaagttagtatAGCAATTTACATGCAAGTTCTAAACAACAATCATTGGTCAAAGAAATTAGGTATTATTATTCCATGTTTTCTTACATTACCAACATTATGCAAGTGTTTTAGTagttaaaatagaaaaagttaGTATAGCAATTTACATGCAAGTTCTAACTGACAATCATTGGTCAAAGAAATTAGTTTGTTTTCAAACACTACCAACATTATGCAAGTGTTTTGTATCAATGGCCATCAATTGTGGCTAGAACAGTATTGTTTGTTTGAACGGTGGAGATCAAACTACTTAACAATGTTAAAAAATGCAAGTCTTACACATGAATTTATTACCAAAAAGAATATCCACTTATAGATATTGAatttaaaacaatattaattaGTCAAAAAAATATTAGTACTTGCTTCTGATGTCATATATAACCTTGTTTAGAAGTAAAAACAGGGCTGAATTCTATTCTCAGATTTTACAGGCGACCAAACAGAGTAATGATTTTTAACCCTTTAAggatatatacaaatatattttcaaGATTCCCCATCTTTTTtcaagaaattatatatatttattacatcTAACTACTCATTAAATACGGTAGATACAACTATATTTCACTCTTTTTTCTACATCatcaattataatttattaaaaaaattaactaccTCCAAAAAAATCCATCTAAAAGATGTACATACAAAACTCATTAATAGATAaacaagcaaaaaaaaaaaaaaaacatttcataaAGTTTAATTAACATGTAAACAGTAGAGTTTTAAAATCCTGTAAACAAGCAATGTAACAGTacagtacaactttttttttttaaaaaagcatatataattataatatatataaatatatatacatgcatacatacaaaatatataaatattcatttatgtttgttcgtaTATATGCTAACCTCCATTAAGCCAAATGACAAGGGGTTTAGAAAGAGGGTGATTAGGGGTTTCAGTAAGCCAGTAAAAAAGGGCTCTGCCGGCGGCTTGGTTGACGGTGACATAGCCGGAAAACTGGTTGAAAGTGACGTTAGGTTGGCCAGGAAGTGATGTAATCCTGtcagcttcttcttcttcttcttgaaggtggTGGGTTTTTTGGTCATTAAATGTTTGGTCACTTTTAGTGAGTTGAAAAAACAAGATGAAAATGATAAGAAATGAGTGAGAATTATGTAACTTTGCCATAGTTAGTATGGAACTAATTGGCTTTGAGGGGGTGGGAGTGCTAATTAGCTTTTGTGACGAAGATGGATTAAATAAGAGAGAAGGGGAGGAAGGGTTGGGGGTGATATAGATTTGAataaggagaaagaaaaaatattaattttgttgatagattatatatataaggaaaaaaaattgattgatttattaataaataataataattttttatagtaCCTATTATTTATTAGATGATCTTATGTACAATTCAACTTActttaaatttcaaattttatcaGCTTATCgagttattaattaatttattaaatgttaatataatattcttttaaaGTTAGAACTTGATAAGTTATTGATTTTAtccaaatattaatttataaattaagtattaatttatagagatttttcGTATATAAAAAGAGAAAGCGATCGACACACTACCAGTTTTTGACGATACATCACTAAATGTGTTTTACGAAATTGTACTCTACAACACAATAAGACATATTTGGTGgtatattgaaaaaaaacatTAGTGTACAAATCACAACctatataaaaaagtgtaaatattctTTACGAagtttatatcatgtaaatttatatatacaaatttatatgtatatatatatacaaataaatttggTGCTGTTCCACATTCAAGTCGAATGAAAGCCTAAACTTTTAATATACCTTTTTtcatatgaataaataatttttgttttttcaatagAATCGACCTTAAAATGAAACCTTTGGGGGCAGAATCTAATGCCAACGCCAACGCCAATACCAATgccaatttatattttttcaatcCCTACTAAATATGTCCACGTCAAAGTCGCAAAAAAGATATCAGATTTCTCTTGGTTGATCCTTAAGCCTTTCGTCTAAATCTTTTATTCACTTCTCTAATGTATTTGTCTTCAAACGATTATACAAAGAACAACAAATGAAACAAAGATAAAcgatgaaaaatatatatgaagaatcaaacGAAAAAAACGTCGCGGATCTGATCAGAAGGGATTAAAGTTGTCGCGGATCGAAAATATTGAAGTGGAAAATTGGATATTAATGGTGTATAACATTCCTTCCAGTCGAATAGAATCTATTAAAGCAAAGCCAAGAGGCGATAGTGAATCTGTTTGAGGGCATCAGGAATTGTCTGTTTCGGTATTCACTCTTGTAAACGGTCGCAAACGCCCATCAGTCCACGAATAAGGTTCCCTTCTTTTATTCAAGATAGCTTTTATTCAATTAGGGCGAATGGCTCCCCTCTTCTTATGCAATTAGCTCGACTCCAGGTATAGTTCTTAGCTTTCATCGTGAGTGAGGGAGGCTGATTCAACTCAAGCAGCTTGCACATTCTTGTCTTGTGTTGTGTGTTTTATCTTTTCGGAATGTGAAAGTGAAAGACTTATTTCATTGATCTCGAATATAAAATGGATACAAATAATATATCGATCTTAGATATAGGTTAACAACTAACTACAAACTAATTACAAAAATGGTCCCtaatatacacatatatctatatatctaagtttTTAAGTAAATCAATACAATTTTTAATAAGAAGGCATcaaaaactaatatttatactatctaataaaataaatcacttttttttcttaaactttctatctttggaaaatcaaaaatactcttctcttttattcactaatttaaagatctccatctaatatacctataatacctttaatgtaATAATTTAAGGTATAGATCCCTCAACACTAAAAATAACTGTAATagcacctttaacatcaattacttttatattcacCATTATCGTCGCCCCGTAaccgcccccaccaccacctccgccatcactacccACACCGCCGTTGCATTGTACGAGCATTAgtctatttgttctaaaatctTAAACATATGATAAAGATAtccaaaaacaaatttaaaccTAATCTCCATGGCAAAACCATGAGTACGCAATCTAAATGATCGAAGACATGCCTTTCAGAAAAAAATGATCGAACACATGATTGATCATTAGGCAACTTTTAGTTATGTACTTCACACAACACATTACAAACTAAAAGATACCTGAAATGATGAGTCAAAATGAAGCTCGTATTTTGAAGCACTCGCAATGATATTGTCATCGTTTACTAAAGTTAGAAATTGATTTGTAATGTTTCGAAGATAAACAATGAAAAGGCAAATTGTTTGTTGGGCTtggcaatgaaaaaaaaaggtaatggggAATTAAGTCACGAGCAATTGGCCAACAgcaatatgtttttctttgtttctaTTTTTAGATCTTGTGAACCCACATCCATCAAATTTCCCATTTCACTTTCACTTTCTCATATAAAATGCATCTTTTCAACCCACATATGCCTTCCAAAAATAGTACTATTCTTTTTCAATAAACACTAGAGTAAATTACAGTATTCGTTTATTAAGTGGTCAAATCGCAAGTATATACACTTCCATCTAGCTATATAGTATATactgtttatgtttatatactaataatacatgtactaaattaatatttaatataatataatatttgtttattaaataattatacaatCACTAGTCTTTCAGACACTTTATAACATTTATATTCAAATactcattttaaatgtttaTTACTTTTAATCACAACTATTCATTTTACCAActgttaatatttttatttttttaaccttcAAGTTCATTTCTTATGGTTGTGTAGTCGTTGTAGGCAATTTGAGCTTTCTTGGCCGCATGATTTGGCTTTTAATTACAGTATTCGTTTATTAAGTGGTCAAATCGCAAGTATATACACTTCCATCTAGCTATATAGTATATACTGTTTATGATTATAGCATTGTACCCgtgcgatgcggcggtggtcgtgacggcgatggtgtggtggtggaggcgagtgttggtggtggatgcgacgtcgagtgccgtagataattcatataaaagtaattgatttaaaaggttaatggagatattttagaaaaataaaggattgatagtgtaatttaattattaatgttaagataatagtgtatatgaaaatattttaaagggttgtaaccttgtaggtgaaaatattacataggaagaaattttaaacatttttccccatgtaactttcaacataggggtattttttttaatatagagtatagaagtatagatatataatacatgtactaaattaatatttaatataacataatatttatttattaaataattatacaatCACTAGTCTTTCAGACACTTTATAACATTTAAATTCAAATACTCATTTTTTACATGTTTATTACTTTTAATCACAACTATTCATTTTACCAActgttaatatttttatttttttaaccttaaagttCATTTCTTATGGTTGTCTAGTCGTTGTAGGCAATTTGAGCTTTCTTGGCCGCATGATTTGGCTTTTTAGTCCTAGTCGCTTATCGTTTCTTTTTCTCCGATGTCTCGCAAGAAGTTCTAACAAGATCATGttgtacaaattaaaataaaaatgttataaactgCTATTTGTCTCGcgaacatatatacatatgtaggATACACTGGTCGATCggttttgaaagaaaattatTTGAGATTGTGATCTGTATCAATAAACCAACTATCTAGGACGCTTTATACAGAATTGAAAGAGTTCATATATATGGCTGTGTTCGTATTAATGAGGCAATAAAAATGTACATGAATTGGAACAGAAGAGTTGTTGCAAGTGTGCCATAATAATTTCAAAAGGGGCTAGATTGCAGTACCAACTGTACAACCACTTACTATATAGAATTGACAAATGAATGATTCAGTGTCTTTACTTCTTTTACGatgttaattttcattttatttacaaaacttttaaaaatatactgttttttctttaataggTATTCCGgacatatataatgatattcCTACAACACAATTTAACAATTTACAATAATATCTACATTATGAAGTTGTACTATGTGTAATAAATTTTGTATGTTTGTTATAGATGGCAAAGTTATGTAATTATGTTGTAACAACCAAAATGTCTTTAGTACAATGGTGTATATAAACATATGTATGAATGTATCACATCATTTCATTTAGGTGTATATATGGAGACTACATCCTATAAATGGTTTGATGCTCTTTACGGAAGGataatttttgttatgtgttttatATTTGGATAGtaaaacaagaacatatatTCATTTCATTATGAGTTTTATATTTCATTATAGTAGACTGATttactaataaataataatgtctCTATTGAGGTATTAATCTAAAGCTTTTTAGTGActacgagcatagtacccgtgcgttgcagcggctagaagatgaggacaatataaaatgaaggtggtggtggtgatcgaAGAATGCAAAGGAGAAGGATGTTGTGTGTTTTGtgggtttaaatttttgataaggGTACTTTCGGTAGATACTTGAGGAGGTGTAAAAAACAATAGAAATAAgaagggtattatgggaatgaaaaagttgcttaatttcttaaaaccaataccttttataagggtttatagatattaaaaagtcaagaaaagaTACATATCACTATAGGTCAGAATATGTATTTCTATCTATTcatttatatttctatatctataattttatactttatactatattataaaagaaataatctcatattgaaagttacatgagaagaaatgtctaaaatatctttaataattatattacactatcagtcatttatcctttaaaataacttcactaatcatttacatcaattacttttacatcaattatctacatcactCGTCGCCGCCTCTACAACCAACAGTCGTCCCACCACCATATTGTCACCGCCACGAACACCGTCGTATTGATCGGGTACCGTGctattacttaaaaaaaaaaaagtaacagaGCCATCACTCTGACTTTAGTTATTGGTCACGATATATTCAAAAGATGTGTAAAGAGTATAGAGTGTCCAAAGCAATATTCTAGTAGTGGTGTATTAGTTCTAAATACATAAAAGCTTTAGAATAAAAAGTCTCTTTTTATTTTGAGGTAAAACCGAACCAAACGAGGATCTCATCGGAGTCATCAAGGGTGTGTGGAAATTTGTATTGCTGACCAAATCTCATAATGGAAGTCGGAAAGAATGCGTTGCGTCCAagttatatacaaaatttacTGAACAGCTTTTGTTGACCCATTGTCCCATCACACCAATTACATCATCGTATTCATATCTTGATTAATTGTATTTACACTCCTCCACTTAATCAAGCATttctattatttaatttttagtactatttaataatgataaataaatattgtttcaaagttatgatatgatatgattttgaGATAATTATACGATTTTAGATGtcacaacaaaataaaaaaggacCAAAGAGGGAAAGACATGCATATGGGCTCCCATCTAGACAATCAGGCCATAATATTTTGATAGCCCAGCCTGAGTTTTCTATCCAACATCAACTTGTGTTTAaacttatctatatctatactatctatactatatcaataaacaaactactatCTTCCTtctcaactctctacctttaaaataactaaaatacctttaattttcaacacattcctaactctcacactaaatctacccaatgtatcctaaaatatttt
The Erigeron canadensis isolate Cc75 chromosome 2, C_canadensis_v1, whole genome shotgun sequence DNA segment above includes these coding regions:
- the LOC122588531 gene encoding serine carboxypeptidase-like 25; translation: MAKLHNSHSFLIIFILFFQLTKSDQTFNDQKTHHLQEEEEEADRITSLPGQPNVTFNQFSGYVTVNQAAGRALFYWLTETPNHPLSKPLVIWLNGGPGCSSVAYGASEEIGPFRINKGATGLHLNKFSWNNVANILFLETPAGVGFSYSNRSSDLLDTGDRRTAEDSLQFVIRWMERFPRYKHREVYIAGESYAGHYVPQLARQIIRHNSISRSHSINLKGIMVGNAVTDNYYDNLGTVTYWWSHAMISDKTYHQLINTCDFRHQKNSNECESLYSYAMDQEFGNIDQYNIYAPPCNNSDGSHSSATHQTMRLPHRPHRMVRQTGYDPCTERYAEVYYNREDVQKAFHANTTRIPYKWTACSETLNRNWNDTDVSILPIYRELMAAGLRIWVFSGDVDSVVPVTATRFALAQLKLKTKVAWYPWYVKKQVGGWTEVYEGLTFATVRGAGHEVPLFKPRAALQLLVSFLKDQPLPKS